One Microbacterium sp. No. 7 genomic window carries:
- a CDS encoding type IV pilus twitching motility protein PilT, translated as MSRPPELDELLQAAVERRASDIHLTAGLPPVVRIDGALTALDGYEDELDADWVGEAVLGTMSRRHRGHFEETSEVDFSYAIAGGVRFRVNAYLQRTGVAAAFRLIPATAPTLEQYRIPEIARDLALRPSGLVLITGPTGSGKSATLTAMVDIINNERAAHVITIEDPVEYLHTSRNSLIHQREIGADTASFADALRYVLRQDPDVILLGELRDIESITVALSAAETGQLVLATLHTQSAASTINRIVDVFSADRQQQVRAQLADTLRGVISQRLIPRATGRGRVLATEVLIQTHAISNLIREGQVQQLYSVLYAGSDAGMHTMDQSLRTLIAAGEVEYGVARSFVTDPKALDDVRVVDSDLNAETWTRRPQTRWGA; from the coding sequence ATGAGCAGGCCGCCCGAGCTCGACGAGCTGCTGCAGGCGGCCGTCGAACGGCGCGCCTCCGACATCCACCTCACGGCGGGCCTTCCGCCCGTCGTGCGCATCGACGGGGCGCTCACCGCCCTGGACGGATACGAGGACGAGCTCGACGCGGACTGGGTGGGCGAGGCCGTGCTCGGCACGATGAGCCGCCGGCACCGCGGTCACTTCGAGGAGACGAGCGAGGTCGACTTCTCGTACGCCATCGCGGGCGGCGTGCGGTTCCGCGTGAACGCCTACCTGCAGCGCACGGGCGTCGCGGCGGCGTTCCGCCTCATCCCCGCGACCGCGCCGACGCTCGAGCAGTACCGCATCCCCGAGATCGCGCGCGACCTGGCGCTGCGGCCGAGCGGGCTCGTGCTGATCACGGGCCCCACCGGCTCGGGCAAGTCGGCCACGCTGACGGCGATGGTCGACATCATCAACAACGAGCGCGCGGCCCACGTCATCACGATCGAAGACCCCGTCGAGTACCTGCACACGAGCCGCAACTCCCTCATCCACCAGCGCGAGATCGGCGCCGACACCGCGTCGTTCGCCGACGCGCTGCGCTACGTGCTGCGGCAGGACCCCGACGTCATCCTGCTCGGCGAGCTGCGCGACATCGAGTCGATCACGGTCGCGCTGTCAGCCGCCGAGACCGGGCAGCTCGTGCTCGCGACCCTGCACACGCAGAGCGCCGCGAGCACCATAAACCGCATCGTCGACGTGTTCTCGGCCGACCGTCAGCAGCAGGTGCGCGCGCAGCTCGCCGACACGCTGCGCGGCGTCATCAGCCAGCGGCTCATCCCGCGCGCCACGGGACGCGGGCGCGTGCTCGCGACCGAGGTGCTCATCCAGACGCACGCGATCTCGAACCTCATCCGCGAGGGCCAGGTGCAGCAGCTCTACTCCGTGCTGTACGCGGGGTCCGACGCGGGCATGCACACGATGGACCAGAGCCTGCGCACCCTCATCGCCGCCGGCGAGGTCGAGTACGGCGTCGCCCGCAGCTTCGTCACCGACCCGAAGGCGCTCGACGACGTGCGCGTCGTCGACAGCGACCTCAACGCCGAGACCTGGACCCGCCGCCCGCAGACCCGCTGGGGAGCATGA
- a CDS encoding prepilin peptidase encodes MLHGLFVAIATLLGAAFGSFAQATAVRTATGVSLLRESRCDACDAPLRPHENVPVVSWLVLRGRCAHCGTGIPVRTVVVEVLGALAFALLALWLLPQEPDAGAAWLPTAIALGFLAAVSIVLTLVDLDTGRLPDVIVLPSIAIGAMLLTVAALVAGTPGRLLQAAAGAAILGGGYLVIRLVRPDGMGGGDVKLAVLLGLYLGYAGWGALAVGSFAAFVWAALYALLARRRGAIAFGPWMILGAWTGVVAGEQLWDAYRRLWEG; translated from the coding sequence ATGCTCCACGGTCTCTTCGTGGCGATCGCCACGCTCCTCGGTGCTGCGTTCGGCTCGTTCGCCCAGGCGACGGCCGTGCGCACGGCGACGGGCGTGTCGCTGCTGCGCGAGAGCCGCTGCGACGCGTGCGACGCACCGCTGCGCCCGCACGAGAACGTGCCGGTCGTCTCGTGGCTCGTGCTGCGCGGCCGGTGCGCGCACTGCGGCACCGGCATCCCGGTCCGCACCGTCGTCGTGGAGGTGCTCGGCGCCCTCGCGTTCGCGTTGCTGGCGCTGTGGCTGCTCCCGCAGGAGCCGGATGCCGGGGCCGCGTGGCTGCCGACCGCGATCGCCCTCGGTTTCCTCGCCGCCGTCTCGATCGTGCTCACGCTCGTCGACCTCGACACGGGCCGGCTCCCCGACGTCATCGTGCTGCCGTCGATCGCGATCGGCGCCATGCTGCTCACCGTCGCCGCGCTCGTGGCCGGGACCCCGGGCCGGCTGCTGCAGGCGGCGGCCGGCGCCGCGATCCTCGGCGGCGGCTACCTCGTCATCCGGCTCGTCCGTCCCGACGGCATGGGCGGGGGAGACGTGAAGCTCGCGGTGCTGCTCGGCCTCTACCTCGGGTACGCGGGATGGGGCGCGCTCGCGGTCGGCTCCTTCGCCGCGTTCGTGTGGGCGGCGCTCTACGCGCTGCTCGCGCGGCGGCGCGGCGCCATCGCCTTCGGACCGTGGATGATCCTCGGAGCATGGACCGGCGTGGTCGCCGGCGAGCAGCTCTGGGACGCCTACCGACGCCTGTGGGAGGGCTGA
- the pilM gene encoding pilus assembly protein PilM, whose protein sequence is MAKSAIGLEITQTAVRAAEVTLGDRPALVKHGQVELPVGAAHDSEVIDAGVVADALRELWGKAGFSSRRVVLGINSWRVLVREFSTELTHPELIAESLPYEVGELLPVSPDQAALDFVATEVTDEGTTGLLVAANAPSVDALLGALSAARLHAQSVDLLPFGLVRLAGRLTPDDTVLMVHVGGNTTAITLVSHGVPIFVRMLPATIALTAPQSAEAPEQTGGRLDRRRESQRADVEREQRDAAEDLGARLRSTLQYYGARGLPPITGALLSGAGATNAITEAALRDALDIPVQPLDPMWAVRLRGKARTVDPVLLQQLIGPISLTIGADA, encoded by the coding sequence GTGGCGAAGAGCGCAATAGGCCTGGAGATCACCCAGACCGCGGTGCGCGCAGCCGAGGTGACCCTCGGCGACCGTCCGGCCCTCGTCAAGCATGGTCAGGTCGAGCTGCCCGTGGGCGCGGCGCACGACTCCGAGGTGATCGACGCGGGCGTCGTGGCCGACGCGCTGCGCGAGCTGTGGGGCAAGGCCGGCTTCTCCAGCCGCCGGGTCGTGCTCGGCATCAACAGCTGGCGCGTGCTCGTGCGCGAGTTCTCGACCGAGCTCACCCACCCCGAGCTCATCGCCGAGTCGCTGCCCTACGAGGTCGGCGAGCTGCTGCCCGTGTCGCCCGATCAGGCGGCGCTCGACTTCGTGGCCACCGAGGTCACCGACGAGGGCACGACGGGCCTGCTCGTGGCCGCCAACGCCCCCTCGGTCGACGCCCTGCTCGGCGCGCTGAGCGCGGCGCGGCTGCACGCCCAGAGCGTCGACCTGCTGCCCTTCGGCCTCGTGCGTCTCGCGGGCAGGCTCACGCCCGACGACACCGTGCTCATGGTGCACGTCGGCGGCAACACGACCGCGATCACGCTCGTCTCGCACGGCGTGCCGATCTTCGTGCGCATGCTGCCGGCGACCATCGCGCTCACGGCGCCGCAGTCGGCGGAGGCGCCCGAGCAGACCGGCGGGCGGCTCGACCGCCGCCGCGAGAGCCAGCGCGCCGACGTCGAGCGCGAGCAGCGCGACGCCGCCGAAGACCTCGGCGCCCGCCTGCGCAGCACGCTGCAGTACTACGGGGCGCGGGGCCTGCCCCCGATCACGGGCGCCCTGCTGAGCGGCGCCGGCGCGACCAACGCGATCACCGAGGCGGCGCTGCGCGACGCGCTCGACATCCCCGTGCAGCCGCTCGACCCGATGTGGGCCGTGCGTCTGCGCGGCAAGGCGCGCACGGTCGACCCCGTGCTGCTGCAGCAGCTGATCGGGCCGATCTCGCTCACGATCGGAGCCGACGCATGA